From a single Gimesia fumaroli genomic region:
- the yidD gene encoding membrane protein insertion efficiency factor YidD, protein MKQIALHIFRFLYQVPAFILIGLVRIYQKTFRYILGGHCRFHPSCSEYFILAVQKYGAVKGSVKGILRICRCHPFHPGGYDPP, encoded by the coding sequence ATGAAACAGATTGCTTTGCACATTTTCCGTTTTCTGTACCAAGTTCCAGCCTTCATCCTGATCGGACTGGTGCGAATTTATCAGAAGACGTTTCGCTATATTCTGGGAGGACACTGCCGGTTTCACCCGAGTTGCAGCGAATACTTTATTCTGGCAGTCCAGAAATATGGAGCCGTAAAAGGGAGCGTGAAAGGAATCCTGCGGATCTGCCGCTGTCATCCTTTTCACCCGGGTGGCTACGACCCACCTTAA
- the rnpA gene encoding ribonuclease P protein component yields the protein MKQFGFPNTKRIRSQQDFSTIYSARQRAGDQCLLLFAVRNELNQTRLGVSVSRKNGNAIKRARKKRLIREAFRLIQHQLPKGLDLIAIPRPTVEADLKQYQSSLKRLSQKLNRRLEQKQSG from the coding sequence GTGAAACAATTCGGATTTCCAAACACGAAAAGAATACGCAGCCAGCAGGATTTTTCCACGATCTATTCCGCCAGGCAGCGAGCCGGAGATCAATGTCTGCTATTGTTTGCGGTACGAAATGAACTGAACCAGACCCGTCTGGGAGTCAGTGTCTCCCGGAAAAATGGAAACGCCATCAAACGGGCCCGCAAGAAAAGACTGATTCGTGAAGCCTTTCGACTTATTCAGCATCAACTCCCAAAAGGATTAGATCTGATTGCCATACCCCGACCTACCGTCGAAGCTGACCTGAAACAGTATCAGAGTTCGCTCAAGCGACTTTCTCAGAAACTTAACCGCCGTCTGGAGCAAAAGCAAAGCGGATGA